In Patescibacteria group bacterium, the genomic window AAACCTTATTTACTACATGCCCTGTATAATCAGAGACAGACCCAGCCAAAGCTTTCATATTCTCAAGCATTAAACCAGCGGCATGTTCAGCAGTGCTAGCTGTCATCTTTGCTACATCAGGAATTCCCCCAGCTAAAACAGAGGCCATTCGCGTTGCTCCTTCGAATATTAGCAAATTTGTCATATCAGCAAGTCCACTAAGACACTGTTTATTAGATTCAAGCATTGCGGTACTCAGCTCTAGTCTGGTGCCGTTAATGGCATTCGTAGTGTCTATCCAAAGCCTCTTTTCTGCTTCAAGTTTTGCTCTTAATTCTGCAATCGCAGCTTCATCGCGAACACAGACTCCCTCCGAGCATGTTTTTGAGACTTCTGAACCACCAAAATTTTCTATATCTGTGCTACAATCAGTATCAAAAGTTTTTACACATTCATTTTCTCTTGGATTACAACCCATTTTCCAAGCAGTTTCACCTTCACAAATTGGATCACAATCACTATCGTATTTACAGTCACCCTCCGCTAGTTCTTCATCCTCATCATCAACCAACTCATCTATTTCATCGTATTTTACGCATTCATTATTAAGAGCAATCTCATCATCATCACAATATGTGCACTTTCCTTTTTTGTAAATTCCCCCATCACCGTAACAATCTTCTTCAAAAATAACTCTTTCTTCTTCGACCCATTCATCATATTCCCCGTCAACATAGTCTTTTGCCTCCCCCCTGCTCATCCCAATACTTTCACAATATTCTCCATGATTAGCACATTTACAATATTGAAAGTTTATATGTGGTCCACAAAAATCATCTTTTTGATCTCCCCTTTCAAATTTTATAGAATCAGAGCATCCAGACAAGAAAAAAACCAGCATAAACACAGATAACAATTTTACATACTTCATTGTTTTGTATTTAAAAAAATTAGTGTTTTTTACTGGTGACAGCTTCGTATTATTCATAATCTATATATTATATATATCATTATAACATTAAAAATTCATTAAGAATTTATATGTTATTATTATAGCAAAATTAACTATTCTTCTCTACATTTCTTTTAAAATATATCGCAAGAAAGTAAAAAGTAAAAAATGCTGAAATTAATATTAAAAATTCTGAAAATCTAAAGCCAGTCGCAGGAAGTTCATATTCTATTCCTAGAACTTTTACATTTTCAAGCTCAACTTCAACATTTGAGCTAGTTTCTATCTTTTCATGGTTCGATGCTAGAACACTGGCTACATTTGTATATATTCCAGCTGAAACACCATCAGAAACATCAACTAAATATGTAATAGTTTTGAATTCATCAGTATAAACATTGCCAAGATTCCATACTTTTTCATTACTTCCCGTACTTGAAAAAGAAAAACCTTCTGGCAAAGTATCATTCAAAATTACGCCGTAAGCTGCGAGATTACCTATATTTTCAATATTAATAGTATATTCGACTTGATCACCGGATTCAACAAGGTAAATTGATGATTTCTTTTCAATAAGTAATTCTGGTTCTCCCTCTTCTCCCAATACGAGCGGAAGATCTTCTTTCTGAGTAAATAGTGTTCCCCTACTTCCAGTAGAAGAAACCTTTTGGGTCTCACCTGATTCACTTACTGCAGAAATGGAAATATTAAATTCTAATGATTTACCTTGATAATCATTTCCAGTCGCATCCAGGAAACTTATTGTAGAATCATATACTTTTTTTGAACCTGCTAAAACACTGGAAAGGCTAGCTTCTCCGTCACTAAAAAATTGCTCCAAGGTTTCATCATAGTAAATATCGACACCAGAATTAATAACAATTCTCATTTGTTTTGCCAATGAGTCATCGTCCCAATAAGAATCAACTTCTACTTTTACATTTAAATCTTCTGCTTCATTGTTTTTAACACTAACCCATTTGGTACTTTCATCACCAGGTAAAATATTTAAATCACTAAACAACGGCTTACTTTCAAAAATAATTTCAACACCACCACTCTGAGCTAAGACTTGTTGTGAAAACAAAAATACTCCCAAAAATAATATTGAGCTTATTACTGAAAATTTAATTGTATTTTTAAATATTTTCATTTTATTTAGATATTATTCTACATCAACTGGTGTTGGTGGTGTTGGTTCAACAGCTTCTTCCGGTGCAGGTGCTGGTTTTTCTTCTGGGGTTTCGTCTGCCGGAGTTTGTTTTTCAGAAGTATCAGCAGGCTCCTCAGTAGATAATTTGTCTACAGGTTCTTCTATCGACGCTCCATCACCTTCTTCAGCTCCATCACCTTCTTCAACTCCTTCACCTTCTTCAACTCCTTCACCTTCGTCACCTTCGTCAGTTTCTTCACCACCTTCTATATTCCCCTCTTGAGAGGGGTGCCTAGGGGGCGGGGTGTGTTCTTCTTCATCTTCTTCACCCGTAGTTTCCTCACTCGAGGTTTCTTCTTCTGGAGTATCAGAAGGATCCTCAGTAGATAATTCATCTGCTGGTTGTTCCTCTGCGAGTTCTTGCGATAGATTTTCCTCATCCTCTCCTTCCTCTTTTTCTTCGCCCACTGCTTCTCCCTCTTCATCTTCTTGTTTATTCTGTTCATCTTCGCCATCACCATCTACTGGAGTTTCTTCAGCTACGGGAAGTTCTACTGCTGTCTGTCTTAATAGAAGGGGCTCATAATCATCCGCACTTGGATCATTTTTTGATAAATTAATATGTCCAGGCGTTCCACAGTTATAAAGTTGAGCGTCTACATTCCAATAAGATTGCATTGTTTCTAAATCAGTTGAAGTCATTATACTCGGGTCACATGTATGCCAACTTTCAACATCACCGCCATCACCAGGTGTCAAATTTCTCTCCATTGACCATTTTTCTCCAACCTCATTTACCCCTACTGGCCAATCACTAGATCCTGGAACAGGTGTACTATCAATAATATTTCCATCACTATCCTTCAAAACAATTTGTCCATTTTCACTATAATCATCAATATAGTCTAGGCTAGAATTTGGTTGATTCATCGGAACTGCAATATCTGAATGATGGCTTTTCCCTGGGTGGCTTGCAATCAAGAAGTATCCATTAGCTGGAATTCTCCTGCTGGCTGGTATCATATATGTTCTGCCCCCTGTTCTTAGCTCATCGATTTCCCATATTCCAATATTTATTTCATGATCTGTCATATTTCGAAGCTCTATCCATTCATCACCACTGTGTTTTGTACCAGCATCATCTTCACTTCCCATCCACATAATTTCGTTTATCACAACATCTCCTTCTCCAATTTCTGGAGGAATCTCCCAAACACCACTAAGAACAATATTTGAAATAACCTCTCTATCACTAAATCCACTTACCTCTTCTTGGTCACCCGTAAAAACAAAATCGAATTCACATGTTTTTGACCAATATATATTATCATCACTATTTATATTTACCTCAAATGAAAACGTATCGCTATCCTCTGAATTCATATTCAAACCGTACAACTCAAAATCGGCAAGCATCCCATCATAAATAGTCAGTCCATTCATTTTCATTTCCAAATAAAGCTCACTGCACAATATTTCACTCTCATCTTCAAAATCAATACTACCCTTGTAGTCCATATCCAACTCACCGCCATTCTGAACAACTATTTCACGTTCAGTGCTCATGTCTGGGGTAACTGCTGGGAAAAAATTGTCTTGAGAATATAGATCAAAATTTAAGTTAGCAGCTGCAATATAATTATCTTTTGATTCTTCAATATCACTAAAATAAGAAATTGTATTACCAATATTTGATAAAGCAACCCAATTTATCGCAACCATCAAAAACATAGCTACTGTTTTTGTCATCATTCTAAAATATGCCTTAGCAACACCATGAATGAGATTTTTCATTTCTATTCCTTGATTTATGTTTGACTCTATTCTTGCAGGAATTATAATTTTTAAATCTTCGTTGTTTTTTATATGAATATTTTTCTGAACCTCCCTAGCCTCCATCAAACCACTAACTCTTTCGGAAATAGAAAACTCCAAAGTATTCAAACTTTTTCTTTTACTACAATTCAATTTTTTATTCCCGTCTACTTTCATATTCTATTTTGAATTATCTTTTTCATCTGAATCGCGTGAGAGCGATTCATCCGTCTCGTCTCGAAGAGACCTGGATGGATTATTCTTTTACATTTTCATCTGAATCGCGTGAGAGCGATTCATCCGTCTCGTCTCGAAGAGACCTGGATGGATTTTTACCTTTTCTTATTTTCTGAGCTTCTTTCCAGATCTTCTCACCTTCTCCATAAACTATAATTAAAGCTGGTACAACTATTAAAAACAAAAAACCATAGGGCTTTTTAGCCGTACTAATAGCATACCCAAGATATGGAACATCTAAAAATACTTTTCCAATAACCTTATCTTTGGCAATTTTATTATTATCTGCTGCATTATTAGCGTCACCCTTCGTTGTATAACTTATATCTCCATCATCATTTAATATTTCAACTATTCTGTGAGTTGTTGGAGTTTCGGTTCTTGTATTTTTCCCAAAAGTAATAATATCTCCAATTTTATAATCAGCAACTGGTTTAGCGACAATCACACTCCCAGTCTTTATCGCCGGTTCCATTGAACCAGAAAGAACCACAAACACTTTGAGGTTCCCGGTAATAGGCAAAATTGACACAAGAAGCACTACACCGATAACTACTATCAGTGAAAAAAATACTACTTGAATTGTCTTTAGAACTTTTTTCATAAATTATCTATTTGTCATCGCGAGGAGCGCTAGCGACGTGGCGATCTCCTCACCCCCCTGTCATCCTCAGCTTGACTGGGGATCCAGAATTTTCTACTCCCCTCTCGACGAGGTGAATCGACCTCGGGAGAGAGAAGGTACCCTGGGGTAGGGGTGGCAGCTTTGCTGACGGGGTGTGTTTTTCTATTA contains:
- a CDS encoding lamin tail domain-containing protein, which produces MKVDGNKKLNCSKRKSLNTLEFSISERVSGLMEAREVQKNIHIKNNEDLKIIIPARIESNINQGIEMKNLIHGVAKAYFRMMTKTVAMFLMVAINWVALSNIGNTISYFSDIEESKDNYIAAANLNFDLYSQDNFFPAVTPDMSTEREIVVQNGGELDMDYKGSIDFEDESEILCSELYLEMKMNGLTIYDGMLADFELYGLNMNSEDSDTFSFEVNINSDDNIYWSKTCEFDFVFTGDQEEVSGFSDREVISNIVLSGVWEIPPEIGEGDVVINEIMWMGSEDDAGTKHSGDEWIELRNMTDHEINIGIWEIDELRTGGRTYMIPASRRIPANGYFLIASHPGKSHHSDIAVPMNQPNSSLDYIDDYSENGQIVLKDSDGNIIDSTPVPGSSDWPVGVNEVGEKWSMERNLTPGDGGDVESWHTCDPSIMTSTDLETMQSYWNVDAQLYNCGTPGHINLSKNDPSADDYEPLLLRQTAVELPVAEETPVDGDGEDEQNKQEDEEGEAVGEEKEEGEDEENLSQELAEEQPADELSTEDPSDTPEEETSSEETTGEEDEEEHTPPPRHPSQEGNIEGGEETDEGDEGEGVEEGEGVEEGDGAEEGDGASIEEPVDKLSTEEPADTSEKQTPADETPEEKPAPAPEEAVEPTPPTPVDVE
- a CDS encoding DUF11 domain-containing protein, producing the protein MKIFKNTIKFSVISSILFLGVFLFSQQVLAQSGGVEIIFESKPLFSDLNILPGDESTKWVSVKNNEAEDLNVKVEVDSYWDDDSLAKQMRIVINSGVDIYYDETLEQFFSDGEASLSSVLAGSKKVYDSTISFLDATGNDYQGKSLEFNISISAVSESGETQKVSSTGSRGTLFTQKEDLPLVLGEEGEPELLIEKKSSIYLVESGDQVEYTINIENIGNLAAYGVILNDTLPEGFSFSSTGSNEKVWNLGNVYTDEFKTITYLVDVSDGVSAGIYTNVASVLASNHEKIETSSNVEVELENVKVLGIEYELPATGFRFSEFLILISAFFTFYFLAIYFKRNVEKNS
- a CDS encoding signal peptidase I, translating into MKKVLKTIQVVFFSLIVVIGVVLLVSILPITGNLKVFVVLSGSMEPAIKTGSVIVAKPVADYKIGDIITFGKNTRTETPTTHRIVEILNDDGDISYTTKGDANNAADNNKIAKDKVIGKVFLDVPYLGYAISTAKKPYGFLFLIVVPALIIVYGEGEKIWKEAQKIRKGKNPSRSLRDETDESLSRDSDENVKE